From Candidatus Rokuibacteriota bacterium, a single genomic window includes:
- a CDS encoding DUF2442 domain-containing protein, translating to MMKDVVGAKPLDGFRLHVRFEDGVEGEIDLTGLIRFEGVFAPLRDPARFSEVRVHPELGTVCWPNGADLDPDVLYARISGKPIRLACEETRPS from the coding sequence ATGATGAAGGATGTGGTCGGGGCCAAGCCGCTGGACGGCTTCCGGTTGCACGTGCGTTTCGAGGACGGTGTGGAAGGTGAGATTGATCTGACCGGTCTCATCCGCTTCGAAGGAGTGTTCGCTCCCCTGCGAGACCCGGCACGGTTTTCTGAGGTCCGGGTGCATCCTGAGCTCGGAACCGTGTGCTGGCCTAACGGAGCCGACCTCGATCCCGATGTACTGTACGCCAGGATCTCCGGCAAGCCCATTAGACTTGCTTGTGAGGAAACTCGTCCCTCCTGA
- a CDS encoding DUF4160 domain-containing protein has product MPEISRFFGIIIAMFYNDHAPPHFHARYGEQRVLGLVMKWASLHQEELREDWRLAERQAPLRSIAPLE; this is encoded by the coding sequence GTGCCTGAAATCAGCAGGTTCTTTGGCATCATCATCGCCATGTTCTACAACGATCACGCGCCACCACATTTCCATGCGCGCTACGGAGAGCAGCGGGTCCTTGGATTGGTGATGAAGTGGGCATCGCTTCATCAGGAGGAGCTGCGGGAAGATTGGCGACTGGCCGAGCGACAGGCGCCGCTCAGGTCCATCGCGCCATTGGAGTGA
- a CDS encoding dihydrodipicolinate synthase family protein: MNNSYRFSGCIPANLLPFTADLQIDVAAYKKHLRRLADTKGVTAIVANGHAAEVSSLSREERKRALALALEEVGGKVPIIAGVYSDGTHEAIELARDAKAAGASGLLVFPPTIFMWGAQVKPDMALRHFSMLADGVDLPLIVFEYPPASGIGYSPETLSELCKIPSVVGVKDWSNDIVAYEKNLRALRASGRPVAMLSSFTMSLMASFCLGADGCISGMGSVAADLQAELFTAVKAGDLARAHRANERLAPLVSVFYAPPFVDMHNRMKEALVLLGRIPAAHVRPPLTPVSDDERQRIRLALRASGLSA, from the coding sequence ATGAACAACAGCTACCGCTTCTCGGGATGCATCCCCGCGAACCTGCTCCCCTTCACCGCCGACCTCCAGATCGACGTGGCGGCATACAAGAAGCACCTGCGCCGGCTGGCGGACACCAAGGGCGTGACGGCCATCGTGGCGAACGGCCATGCGGCCGAGGTGTCTTCGCTCTCCCGCGAGGAGCGCAAGCGGGCGCTGGCCCTCGCGCTCGAGGAAGTGGGCGGCAAGGTGCCGATCATCGCGGGCGTCTACTCGGACGGCACCCACGAGGCGATCGAGCTGGCGCGCGACGCCAAGGCCGCGGGCGCCTCGGGGCTCCTCGTCTTCCCGCCGACCATCTTCATGTGGGGCGCCCAGGTGAAGCCCGACATGGCGCTGCGCCACTTCTCCATGCTGGCGGACGGCGTGGACCTGCCGCTCATCGTCTTCGAGTATCCGCCGGCCTCGGGCATCGGCTACTCGCCCGAGACGCTCAGCGAGCTCTGCAAGATCCCGAGTGTCGTGGGCGTCAAAGACTGGTCCAACGACATTGTCGCCTACGAGAAGAACCTGCGCGCGCTCCGGGCCTCCGGGCGTCCCGTCGCGATGTTGTCGTCGTTCACGATGTCGTTGATGGCGAGCTTCTGCCTGGGTGCCGACGGGTGCATCTCGGGCATGGGCAGCGTCGCGGCAGACCTCCAGGCCGAGCTCTTCACCGCCGTGAAGGCGGGCGACCTCGCGCGTGCCCACCGCGCCAACGAGCGCCTGGCCCCGCTCGTGAGCGTGTTCTACGCGCCGCCATTCGTGGACATGCACAACCGCATGAAGGAGGCGCTTGTCCTGCTCGGCCGCATCCCGGCCGCGCACGTGCGGCCGCCGCTCACGCCGGTCTCCGACGACGAGCGTCAGCGGATCCGGCTGGCGCTGAGGGCCTCCGGACTGTCTGCCTAG
- a CDS encoding isochorismatase family cysteine hydrolase, whose product MSDRTEAFEAALNLAPGKTALLVVDMQRGFLDPGEAMEVPPARDIIPRIRTLLDLFREKRLPDLFTEFTYSERASLLVGELHPEHRKAAPGAPRGFGMASSSCFEGEANLRVVPELQPRPDELVVTKFHYDGFNGTPLDAALRVRGVTHLVLTGTMTDICVLATMIGGMNREFRMTVVEDATATLWPEIQRATLDIIRRAYGRVLTAKQIADEIGRW is encoded by the coding sequence TTGAAGCGGCGCTGAACCTGGCCCCGGGCAAGACGGCGCTGCTGGTGGTGGACATGCAGCGCGGCTTTCTCGACCCGGGCGAGGCGATGGAAGTGCCGCCCGCCCGCGACATCATTCCCCGGATCCGCACCCTCCTCGACCTCTTCCGCGAGAAACGCCTGCCCGACCTCTTTACCGAGTTCACCTATTCCGAGCGGGCGTCTCTCCTGGTGGGCGAGCTGCATCCCGAGCATCGCAAGGCTGCCCCGGGCGCTCCTCGCGGGTTCGGCATGGCTTCGTCCTCCTGCTTCGAGGGCGAGGCCAATCTCCGCGTCGTGCCCGAGCTCCAGCCCCGCCCGGACGAGCTGGTCGTGACCAAGTTCCACTACGACGGCTTCAACGGGACGCCGCTGGACGCTGCGCTCCGCGTCCGCGGCGTCACCCATCTGGTGCTGACCGGCACCATGACAGACATCTGCGTTCTGGCGACGATGATCGGGGGCATGAATCGCGAGTTCCGCATGACGGTCGTCGAGGACGCCACTGCCACCCTTTGGCCCGAGATCCAGCGCGCCACCCTCGACATCATCCGCCGCGCCTACGGCCGCGTCCTCACCGCCAAGCAGATCGCCGACGAGATCGGCCGATGGTAG